The Pseudomonas sp. IAC-BECa141 genome contains the following window.
CTGTCGTCCAGGCGCAGGAACGGCGTGAAAATTTTCTCCCAGGCGGTTTCCGGCACACCGGGTCCGTCGTCCTCGACATCCACCCGACAGCGCATCTGCCCGACCTGATAACTGACCGTGACCTTCGAACGTGCATGGCGCATGGCGTTGCTCACCAGGTTCTGCAAGGCGCGGTGCAGGTAGCGCGGCTCGGCCTCGACCCACGCATCATCGCAATCCGCCGCTGACAGGCACAGACCGCGTTGCACTGTGACCTCGGCGCGCAGAGGCGCCAACTCTTCGATCACCTGATTGACCAGTGCATCCAGATCGATGCGCTGGAACGTCAGCGCCGGCGAACCCTGCTCCAGCCGGGCGTAGGTGAGCATTTCATCAACCAGTTTGTCGAGGTCTTCGATGTCGTGGTCCATGCCCTCGCGGTATTTTTCCAGCGCCTGCGGGGTCGTGGCCGAACCGATCATCTCCAGGCCGAAACGCAGGCGCGCCACCGGCGTGCGCAATTCGTGGGACACCGCGCGCACCAGTTCACGCTGGATGGCGAGCAACTGCTGCAAGTGCTCGGCCATGCCGTTGAAAGCCGCTGCGAGTTTGCCCACCGAGTCGGCACCCCGGGCCGGTACGCGGGTTTCCAGGCTGCCTTTGGCGATGCGCGTGGCGGCGGCTTCGAGCCCGCGCAAACGTCGCTCGAGCTGGCGCACCAATAAATAGACGATCAGGCCGATCAGGGTCAGGCCGAGGGCGGCGATCAGCACCAGCCACTCCGGCGGGTACGGATTCATCTGATACAGCGGCCCGATTTCCAGCACCCACGGCGTGCCGACCATGCCGGCGAACACCCGGATCGAATCGCCGCCCTTGCCCAGCGCCATCACCGTATCGCCCTCGGCCACCCGACGGCTCTGGTCTTCGTCCATGTCGGCATCGCTGACGGTGACCAGCCGCAAGTCGAAACCGAAGCCTTTGTCTTCCTTCAATTGCGCCAGCCGTTTGGGCTGCTCGCCCACCGGCACCCGCACCAGTTCATCGGCCAACAGGTAAATGGTCGCCCGTGCCAGTTGCTCGCTGATCTGCTGCACCTCGCCCACCAGCACCAGTTGATCCTTGTCGCTGACCAGTCGATAGACCTTGGCCGCGTGCGGGCCGGTCTGTTCGACCAGCGCCTGCCCGCGCTGCACCCGAGTGCGCTGGGTCAGGTCGAGGTCGGTCTGGGCAAAGGTCTTCAGCGCCAGCGGAATCCCGAGCAGGCGCTCCCACACCAGCAAGGCGCGATGGCGCTCGGTTTCGTTCATCGGTTGCAGGTTGTCGGCCATCAGCGAAAACGTGCCATGGGCCAGACGCTCGCGGTATTGCTCGCTGCGCACCTGATTGAGCAGGTGCAGTGCCAGCACGCCGAGCACCGCCACCAGAATCAGCGCCGCGCACATGCCGCCATAGATGCGCAGGAAGATCGAATTCACAGCGGCAGGTCTGCGCAGGCTTCCGGCACGAACAGATAACCTTTGCTGCGCACGGTCTTGATCAGGCGCGGGTGATCGGGGTCGTCGCCGATCTTCGGGCGGATGCGCGAGATGCGCACATCGATCGAGCGGTCCTGGCCGTCGTAGCCGATACCGCGCAACGCGGTGAAGATTTCTTCCCGGGACAGGATGCGTCCGGCGTTGGATACCAACAGCCAGAGCAGGTCGAATTCGGCACTGGTCAGCTCGATGCCGCTGTCACTGAGCCAGGCTTCGCGCAACGCGTTGTCCACCACCAGCGGGCCGAATTGCAGACGACGCGGATTGCCTGCCGATGGCTCCGGTGTGTCACTGCGTCGCAGCAACGCCTGGATCCGCGCCAGCAGCAGCCGTGGGCGCACCGGTTTGCACACGTAATCGTCGGCGCCGAGGTCGAGACCAAGGATCTGGTCGGCGTCATCGGTGCGCGCGGTGAGCATCAGGATCGGCCCGTCGTAGCGGTCACGGACCTTGCGGCAAATGCTCAGTCCGTCTTCGCCGGGCAGCATCAGGTCGAGGATTACCAGGTCCGGCTGTTCCTTGATGATCCGCGCCGCCGCCAGTGCACCGTTGCCTTCGATCTCCACGCGCAATCCGTTGGCTTGCAGGTATTCACGGGTCAGTTCGGCCAGACGCTGGTCGTCCTCGACTATCAATACCTGCCAGGCTTCTTGCTCCACGGGTGACCTCTGCTTGCCGATGCTGCTTATAAAGGAAGGTCCTCCCGT
Protein-coding sequences here:
- a CDS encoding response regulator, whose amino-acid sequence is MEQEAWQVLIVEDDQRLAELTREYLQANGLRVEIEGNGALAAARIIKEQPDLVILDLMLPGEDGLSICRKVRDRYDGPILMLTARTDDADQILGLDLGADDYVCKPVRPRLLLARIQALLRRSDTPEPSAGNPRRLQFGPLVVDNALREAWLSDSGIELTSAEFDLLWLLVSNAGRILSREEIFTALRGIGYDGQDRSIDVRISRIRPKIGDDPDHPRLIKTVRSKGYLFVPEACADLPL
- a CDS encoding ATP-binding protein, with the translated sequence MNSIFLRIYGGMCAALILVAVLGVLALHLLNQVRSEQYRERLAHGTFSLMADNLQPMNETERHRALLVWERLLGIPLALKTFAQTDLDLTQRTRVQRGQALVEQTGPHAAKVYRLVSDKDQLVLVGEVQQISEQLARATIYLLADELVRVPVGEQPKRLAQLKEDKGFGFDLRLVTVSDADMDEDQSRRVAEGDTVMALGKGGDSIRVFAGMVGTPWVLEIGPLYQMNPYPPEWLVLIAALGLTLIGLIVYLLVRQLERRLRGLEAAATRIAKGSLETRVPARGADSVGKLAAAFNGMAEHLQQLLAIQRELVRAVSHELRTPVARLRFGLEMIGSATTPQALEKYREGMDHDIEDLDKLVDEMLTYARLEQGSPALTFQRIDLDALVNQVIEELAPLRAEVTVQRGLCLSAADCDDAWVEAEPRYLHRALQNLVSNAMRHARSKVTVSYQVGQMRCRVDVEDDGPGVPETAWEKIFTPFLRLDDSRTRASGGHGLGLSIVRRIIHWHDGRALIGKSKSLGGACFSLSWPRNQERR